The Candidatus Methylomirabilota bacterium DNA segment AGCGCGCGGTCTGAGCGGCGACCTGGCGCTCGAGCTCGGCCCGGAGCGGGTGGACGGCGGCGCGCGTGCCAGGTCGGCGTCGCTTCATGCCCGCCCGGGCTCGGGACTTCACCGGACCGCGCTTGCCGCGCCTCACGGCGAGTCCTGGGCGGCCATGGAGCTCTGATCGTCCACCGCGGCCGCGGCGAATGCATAGGGCGGCCAGGGGCCGCTGGCTCGCATCCTGAGCGGCCTGAGCTGCGGGCGGGCCCGGGCAAGGCTCGCCCGATAGCGCGCGCTCGTGCCGCGCGGCACCAGGTGGTGGACGCTCACCAGCAGCGGCGACCGGTCGTGGCGCTCCACGCGCTCGGCGCGAACCAGCCGGCCCAGCGCCCGGCGCAGCGGGGCGAGCTCGGGGGCGGTGCTGGCGCGCTGATGTGCGTGTAGACGGCGCGCGAGATAGCGGGCCCCGGGTCCGAGGGCCTCCAGCGCGCCAGCGGCGGGCTCCTCGACGCCGGCCGTGGCGCTCCCGTACACCCGGAGCGTCATCTGCTCGCCCCCGTCGACGAGCGAAAGCGCCTCGCGGAGGCCGGGGGCCCGTCGGCGCAGCCACTCGATGAGCGCCGGCTCGTCGCGGACGACCGACCCGAAGCGCGCCGGGAGCACGGCGGAGGCGCGACGGGCCAGGCGTCTCACCACCGCGTCGTGCGCGCGAAGCGCGGCGACCTCCACGGCAGGAGGATCGGGCAGCGTGCCGGTCACCGCGATGAGGTTCGACCAGCGCGCGAGCTCGAGCGGCTCGCCGCCCAGGCCGACCCCGAGCGCGCCGGGGGCCGGCGCCCTCAGCACCGCGTACAGGTAGCGTACGCTCACGGGCGTGCGCGCCGCGGAGGGCGCCGGCGGCGCTGCGCCCGGCGCAGGCCATCGGCCGCGCACAGCAGCGCGGACAGGCGCAGATATACGA contains these protein-coding regions:
- a CDS encoding GvpL/GvpF family gas vesicle protein, yielding MSVRYLYAVLRAPAPGALGVGLGGEPLELARWSNLIAVTGTLPDPPAVEVAALRAHDAVVRRLARRASAVLPARFGSVVRDEPALIEWLRRRAPGLREALSLVDGGEQMTLRVYGSATAGVEEPAAGALEALGPGARYLARRLHAHQRASTAPELAPLRRALGRLVRAERVERHDRSPLLVSVHHLVPRGTSARYRASLARARPQLRPLRMRASGPWPPYAFAAAAVDDQSSMAAQDSP